Proteins from a single region of Juglans microcarpa x Juglans regia isolate MS1-56 chromosome 5S, Jm3101_v1.0, whole genome shotgun sequence:
- the LOC121266993 gene encoding probable glycosyltransferase At5g03795 isoform X1, with protein sequence MVIRSKMKWVFLSFLILSLLSLLAQLSVTRFTTADLVQYSAMAGLRAAFANVSGSQVCFYDFLLFSRNKKIWGVEKTLESSQPYANPRSRYPGNHATDNEVFFDRDVFQEDYKEMNRSFKIYVYPHKRNDPFANVLLPVDSVPSGNYASESYFKKVLMKSHFITNDSTKADLFFLPFSIARLRHDPRVGVGGIQDFVRDYIFNISRKYPYWNRTGGADHFYVACHSIGRSAMDKANEVKFNSIQVVCSSSYYQSGYIAHKDACLPQIWPRQGDPPNLASSKRKKLAFFAGEINSPVREKLLQVWRNDTEIFAHFGRLKTPYADELLGSKFCLHVKGYEVNTARIADSLYYGCVPVSIANYYDLPFGDILNWKRFSIVVATLDIPLLKEILKGISSEEYLMLRSNVLKVRKHFQWHFPAVDYDAFYMVMYELWLRRSSVKVF encoded by the exons ATGGTTATCAGATCTAAGATGAAATgggtttttctttccttcctcatCTTGTCTTTGTTATCTCTGCTGGCCCAGCTTTCTGTAACAAGGTTTACGACTGCTGATTTAGTGCAGTACAGTGCAATGGCTGGGTTGCGTGCCGCCTTTGCTAATGTGTCAGGATCACAGGTATgcttttatgattttctttta TTCAGCCGGAATAAGAAGATATGGGGCGTTGAGAAGACGTTAGAGTCTTCACAGCCTTATGCAAATCCCAGAAGCAGATATCCGG gAAACCATGCGACTGACAACGAGGTGTTCTTTGATAGAGATGTCTTCCAGGAAGACTACAAGGAAATGAATAGGAGCTTTAAGATATATGTTTATCCTCACAAGAGAAATGATCCTTTTGCAAACGTGCTGTTGCCGGTGGATTCTGTACCCAGTGGCAATTATGCAAGTGAAAGTTACTTTAAAAAGGTGCTTATGAAAAGCCATTTCATCACGAATGATTCAACCAAGGCAGATCTTTTCTTTTTGCCTTTTTCAATTGCAAGGCTGCGACATGACCCCAGAGTTGGTGTTGGAGGTATCCAAGATTTTGTAAGAGACTACATCTTCAATATTAGTCGGAAGTACCCATATTGGAATCGGACAGGTGGAGCAGATCATTTTTATGTTGCCTGTCATTCCATAGGACGATCAGCAATGGATAAAGCAAATGAAGTGAAATTCAATTCCATTCAAGTTGTGTGTTCTTCAAGCTATTATCAATCTGGGTATATTGCTCATAAAGATGCGTGCCTTCCCCAAATCTGGCCGAGACAAGGAGACCCTCCCAATCTTGCTTCATCTAAGAG GAAGAAGCTTGCATTCTTTGCTGGAGAAATTAACTCCCCAGTTCGAGAAAAACTTCTCCAAGTGTGGAGAAATGACACTGAGATCTTTGCCCACTTTGGCCGTCTCAAAACTCCTTATGCTGATGAGTTGCTTGGGAGCAAGTTCTGCCTCCATGTTAAAGGCTACGAAGTAAATACAGCTCGCATTGCAGATTCACTGTACTATGGTTGTGTTCCTGTGAGTATTGCCAATTACTATGATCTCCCATTTGGAGACATATTAAACTGGAAACGCTTCTCGATCGTTGTTGCAACCTTAGATATCCCATTGCTTAAAGAAATCCTGAAAGGGATTAGCTCCGAAGAATATTTGATGTTGCGAAGTAATGTGTTGAAGGTGCGCAAACATTTCCAGTGGCATTTTCCTGCTGTTGATTATGATGCATTTTACATGGTTATGTATGAGTTGTGGCTTCGACGGAGTTCTGTGAAAGTCTTTTAA
- the LOC121266993 gene encoding probable glycosyltransferase At5g03795 isoform X2 yields the protein MVIRSKMKWVFLSFLILSLLSLLAQLSVTRFTTADLVQYSAMAGLRAAFANVSGSQFSRNKKIWGVEKTLESSQPYANPRSRYPGNHATDNEVFFDRDVFQEDYKEMNRSFKIYVYPHKRNDPFANVLLPVDSVPSGNYASESYFKKVLMKSHFITNDSTKADLFFLPFSIARLRHDPRVGVGGIQDFVRDYIFNISRKYPYWNRTGGADHFYVACHSIGRSAMDKANEVKFNSIQVVCSSSYYQSGYIAHKDACLPQIWPRQGDPPNLASSKRKKLAFFAGEINSPVREKLLQVWRNDTEIFAHFGRLKTPYADELLGSKFCLHVKGYEVNTARIADSLYYGCVPVSIANYYDLPFGDILNWKRFSIVVATLDIPLLKEILKGISSEEYLMLRSNVLKVRKHFQWHFPAVDYDAFYMVMYELWLRRSSVKVF from the exons ATGGTTATCAGATCTAAGATGAAATgggtttttctttccttcctcatCTTGTCTTTGTTATCTCTGCTGGCCCAGCTTTCTGTAACAAGGTTTACGACTGCTGATTTAGTGCAGTACAGTGCAATGGCTGGGTTGCGTGCCGCCTTTGCTAATGTGTCAGGATCACAG TTCAGCCGGAATAAGAAGATATGGGGCGTTGAGAAGACGTTAGAGTCTTCACAGCCTTATGCAAATCCCAGAAGCAGATATCCGG gAAACCATGCGACTGACAACGAGGTGTTCTTTGATAGAGATGTCTTCCAGGAAGACTACAAGGAAATGAATAGGAGCTTTAAGATATATGTTTATCCTCACAAGAGAAATGATCCTTTTGCAAACGTGCTGTTGCCGGTGGATTCTGTACCCAGTGGCAATTATGCAAGTGAAAGTTACTTTAAAAAGGTGCTTATGAAAAGCCATTTCATCACGAATGATTCAACCAAGGCAGATCTTTTCTTTTTGCCTTTTTCAATTGCAAGGCTGCGACATGACCCCAGAGTTGGTGTTGGAGGTATCCAAGATTTTGTAAGAGACTACATCTTCAATATTAGTCGGAAGTACCCATATTGGAATCGGACAGGTGGAGCAGATCATTTTTATGTTGCCTGTCATTCCATAGGACGATCAGCAATGGATAAAGCAAATGAAGTGAAATTCAATTCCATTCAAGTTGTGTGTTCTTCAAGCTATTATCAATCTGGGTATATTGCTCATAAAGATGCGTGCCTTCCCCAAATCTGGCCGAGACAAGGAGACCCTCCCAATCTTGCTTCATCTAAGAG GAAGAAGCTTGCATTCTTTGCTGGAGAAATTAACTCCCCAGTTCGAGAAAAACTTCTCCAAGTGTGGAGAAATGACACTGAGATCTTTGCCCACTTTGGCCGTCTCAAAACTCCTTATGCTGATGAGTTGCTTGGGAGCAAGTTCTGCCTCCATGTTAAAGGCTACGAAGTAAATACAGCTCGCATTGCAGATTCACTGTACTATGGTTGTGTTCCTGTGAGTATTGCCAATTACTATGATCTCCCATTTGGAGACATATTAAACTGGAAACGCTTCTCGATCGTTGTTGCAACCTTAGATATCCCATTGCTTAAAGAAATCCTGAAAGGGATTAGCTCCGAAGAATATTTGATGTTGCGAAGTAATGTGTTGAAGGTGCGCAAACATTTCCAGTGGCATTTTCCTGCTGTTGATTATGATGCATTTTACATGGTTATGTATGAGTTGTGGCTTCGACGGAGTTCTGTGAAAGTCTTTTAA